A single window of Leopardus geoffroyi isolate Oge1 chromosome D4, O.geoffroyi_Oge1_pat1.0, whole genome shotgun sequence DNA harbors:
- the GPR21 gene encoding probable G-protein coupled receptor 21, whose amino-acid sequence MNSTLDGNQSSRPFCLLTFGYLETVNFCLLEVLIIVFLTVLIISGNIIVIFVFHCAPLLNHHTTSYFIQTMAYADLLVGISCLVPSLSLLHYPLPVEESLTCQVFGFVVSVLKSVSMASLACISIDRYIAITKPLTYNTLVTPWRLRLCIFLIWLYSTLVFLPSFFHWGKPGYHGDVFQWCAESWHTDPYFTLFIVMMLYAPAALIVCFTYFNIFRICQQHTKEISERQARFSNQSGETGEVQSCSDKRYAMVLFRITSVFYILWLPYIIYFLLESSTGHSNRFASFLTTWLAISNSFCNCVIYSLSNSVFQRGLKRLSGAMCTSCASQTIAKDPYTVRSKDPLNGCHI is encoded by the coding sequence ATGAACTCTACCTTGGATGGTAATCAGAGCAGCCGCCCTTTTTGCCTCTTGACATTTGGCTATTTGGAAACTGTCAATTTTTGCCTTTTGGAAGTATTGATTATTGTCTTTCTCACCGTATTGATTATTTCTGGCAACATCATTGTGATTTTTGTATTTCACTGTGCACCTTTGTTGAACCACCATACTACAAGTTATTTTATTCAGACTATGGCATATGCTGACCTCTTGGTTGGGATAAGCTGCTTGGTCCCTTCTTTATCACTCCTCCACTACCCACTCCCAGTAGAGGAGTCTTTGACTTGCCAGGTATTTGGTTTTGTAGTATCAGTTCTGAAGAGTGTCTCCATGGCCTCTCTGGCCTGTATCAGCATCGATAGATATATTGCCATCACTAAACCTTTAACTTATAATACTCTGGTTACACCTTGGAGACTACGCCTGTGTATTTTCCTGATTTGGCTATATTCCACCCTggtcttcctgccttcctttttccACTGGGGCAAACCTGGATATCATGGAGATGTGTTTCAGTGGTGTGCAGAGTCCTGGCACACCGACCCCTACTTCACCCTGTTCATCGTGATGATGTTATATGCCCCGGCAGCCCTCATTGTGTGCTTCACCTATTTCAACATCTTCCGCATCTGCCAACAGCACACAAAGGAAATCAGCGAAAGGCAAGCCCGCTTCAGCAACCAGAGTGGGGAGACTGGGGAGGTGCAGAGCTGTTCCGATAAGCGCTATGCCATGGTCCTGTTCCGAATTACTAGTGTATTTTACATCCTCTGGTTGCCATACATCATCTACTTCTTATTGGAGAGCTCCACTGGCCACAGCAACCGCTTCGCATCCTTCTTGACCACCTGGCTTGCTATTAGTAACAGTTTCTGTAACTGTGTCATTTATAGTCTCTCCAACAGTGTCTTCCAAAGGGGACTAAAGCGCCTCTCAGGGGCCATGTGTACTTCTTGTGCAAGTCAGACCATAGCTAAGGACCCTTACACAGTTAGGAGCAAAGACCCCCTTAACGGATGCCATATCTGA